The following are from one region of the Silurus meridionalis isolate SWU-2019-XX chromosome 25, ASM1480568v1, whole genome shotgun sequence genome:
- the wdr36 gene encoding WD repeat-containing protein 36, with the protein MYRKKMSVGGKKGSAIFAGFRALGLYSNHLPHVVRFHKKHREFYVVTAVGQCFHTYNVKKLGIVAVSNALPEDIACLAADRMLVYAAHGKVISAFAKNTEIVHTYEGHQADIHLLLPFGDHLISVDKENAVIIWDVESEDEYLEISFERSTFEVRAVMHPSTYLNKILFGSSQGSLQLWNIKSNKLLFMFPGWGSAVTVLQQTPAVDVVGVGLASGQIIIHNIKFNETLMKFQQDWGPITALSFRTDGHSVMAAGSPVGHIGLWDLEERKLIGQMRDTHATAIAGLTFLHGEPLLLTNGADNAIRVWIFDRAGGEGRLLRFRMGHSAPPTKIKHYDQSGQHILSASQDGSLQSFSTVHERFNKSLGHGSFTKKKVKKKGVMYDTAKLPPIAAFASETARQGDWDGILACHQGFILTTTWNYRKGSMGAHRLEPKRFNKNRALSVHATAVDITSCGNFGVIALSSGHVDVYNMQSGLHRGHYGQDRAHSGPVRGVSVDALNQLMVSAGADRLLRVWKFKSKELLNTHQLQAAPASTLLHRDSGMLAVALDDFTISIFDMEMKRIVRHFSGQRGQINDMTFSTDGRWLITASMDCTIRTWDLPSGSLVDCFLVDTAAVSVSFSPTGDVLASAHVDSLGIYLWSNTTLCTLVSLRPLPSDYEPMVVLLPGTCPSKDDDVVFVEAESSEMDEYVSPAQLDEQLVTLSLLPDSRWKNLLNLDIIKKRNKPKEPPKVPKAAPFFIPTVPGLVPQFALPDTSSEEQSKVFNIGVLAQKSNFYIQLEEALDSNLYEPAVRHLKELGPSAIDTELRSLAPDMGGNVSVMQSFLRMISSMLRLKRDFDLAQAYLALFLKLHLRLIAEQPVLMQEMEKVLELLEGTWISVQTLLNQNMCLLSYIKSALL; encoded by the exons ATGTACAGAAAGAAAATGTCGGTTGGTGGGAAAAAGGGAAGCGCGATCTTCGCTGGATTTCGAGCACTCGGGCTGTACTCTAACCATCTTCCACACGTGGTCCGTTTCCACAAGAAACACCGGGAGTTTTATGTAGTGACAGCAGTGGGTCAGTGCTTCCACACGTACAAT GTGAAGAAACTTGGAATTGTTGCTGTCA GTAACGCTCTTCCCGAAGACATCGCCTGTCTCGCCGCTGACCGAATGCTCGTGTATGCCGCACACGGCAAAGTCATTTCAGCTTTCGCAAAGAACACAGAG ATTGTTCACACTTACGAAGGTCACCAAGCCGACATCCATCTCCTGCTTCCGTTTGGAGACCACTTGATATCCGTGGACAAGGAAAATGCTGTCATCATCTGGGACGTGGAGTCCGAAG acgAATACTTGGAGATTTCATTCGAAAGATCCACCTTTGAAGTTCGGGCTGTTATGCACCCGAGCACCTACTTGAATAAAATCCTGTTTGGAAGCAGTCAGGGAAGCCTTCAGCTGTGGAACATCAAGTCCAA caAACTACTGTTCATGTTTCCTGGTTGGGGATCGGCAGTGACTGTTCTACAGCAG ACTCCAGCAGTGGACGTGGTCGGCGTGGGTTTGGCTTCCGGACAAATCATCATCCACAACATCAAATTCAACGAAACTCTGATGAAGTTTCAGCAGGATTGGGGTCCAATCACCGCTTTATCCTTTAGAACAG ATGGGCATTCTGTGATGGCTGCCGGAAGCCCAGTTGGACACATCGGATTGTGGGATTTGGAGGAGAGGAAGCTGATCGGTCAGATGAGAGACACACACGCCACGGCGATCGCTGGCCTTACGTTCCTGCACGGTGAACCCCTGCTCCTCACTAACGGAGCGGATAACGCCATCCGG GTTTGGATTTTTGACAGAGCGGGAGGCGAAGGACGTCTGCTCAGATTTCGAATGGGTCACAGTGCCCCTCCCACTAAGATCAAACACTACGACCAGAGCGGACAGCACATCCTCAGCGCCA gtcAAGACGGCTCACTGCAGTCCTTTTCTACAGTTCATGAAAGGTTCAACAAGAGTCTGGGACATG GGTCCTTTACGAAGAAGAAGGTTAAAAAGAAGGGGGTGATGTATGACACGGCGAAACTTCCACCCATCGCCGCTTTCGCGTCAG AAACAGCACGCCAAGGTGACTGGGACGGCATTCTAGCTTGCCACCAGGGTTTTATCCTGACCACAACTTGGAATTATCGGAAAGGCTCTATGGGGGCTCACAGACTGGAACCAAAGCGTTTCAATAAGAACCGCGCCCTCAGCGTTCATgccacg GCTGTAGATATCACTTCTTGCGGAAACTTTGGCGTGATCGCTCTGTCTTCGGGACACGTCGACGTCTATAACATGCAGTCGGGGCTCCACAGAGGACACTATGGACAAGACAGAG CTCATTCAGGGCCGGTCAGAGGGGTGTCGGTCGACGCGTTGAACCAGCTGATGGTCAGTGCCGGAGCCGATCGTCTGCTGAgggtgtggaagtttaaatcgAAAGAGCtgttaaacacacaccaacTGCAAGCGGCACCCGCGTCCACGCTCCTACACAGAGACAG TGGGATGCTGGCGGTTGCTCTCGATGACTTTACGATCAGTATCTTCGACATGGAGATGAAGCGGATTGTACGTCACTTCTCTGGCCAGCGTGGGCAGATTAATGATATG ACCTTCAGCACAGATGGACGATGGTTGATAACAGCCTCCATGGATTGTACCATCAGGACATGGGACCTTCCGTCTGGCAG TTTGGTCGACTGTTTCCTGGTAGACACGGCAGCGGTGAGCGTCAGCTTCTCTCCTACGGGGGATGTCCTCGCTTCCGCCCATGTGGACAGCCTGGGTATTTACCTGTG GTCCAACACCACCTTGTGTACTTTGGTGTCATTGCGCCCTCTACCATCGGACTATGAACCTATGGTGGTCCTGCTTCCCGGCACCTGCCCAAGCAAAG ATGACGACGTCGTCTTCGTGGAAGCAGAGAGCTCAGAAATGGATGAGTATGTGTCTCCTGCGCAGCTGGATGAACAGCTGGTTACTCTCTCTTTACTGCCAGATTCACGCTGGAAGAATCTTCTCAACCTGGACATTATTAAG AAAAGAAACAAGCCAAAAGAACCCCCTAAGGTGCCTAAAGCAGCCCCTTTTTTCATCCCCACTGTTCCTGGACTCGTACCTCAGTTCGCGCTTCCTGATACGTCATCGGAGGAGCAG TCTAAGGTGTTCAATATTGGAGTTCTGGCCCAGAAGTCTAATTTCTACATCCAGCTGGAAGAAGCGTTAGACAGTAATCTCT ACGAACCAGCAGTAAGACACTTAAAAGAGTTGGGTCCTTCTGCGATTGACACGGAGCTGCGAAGCTTGGCACCCGATATGGGTGGAAACGTTAGTGTTATGCAGAGCTTCCTGAGGATGATCAGCAGCATGCTGAGACTGAAGCGAGACTTTGACCTGGCACAGGCCTATCTAGCGCTGTTCCtgaag CTTCACCTGCGGTTAATTGCAGAGCAGCCTGTCCTCATGCAGGAAATGGAAAAAGTGCTCGAGCTGTTAGAGGGAACATGGATTTCCGTACAGACGCTCCTCAACCAGAACATGTGTCTCCTCTCGTACATCAAGAGCGCGCTGCTGTAA
- the tmem150ab gene encoding transmembrane protein 150Ab yields the protein MTAWIVLPVSLSAFSITGIWIVYAMAVMNHHVCPVENWTYNVTCNDEPAKRGFPKTCCTLQDIPLISKCGCYPPESCLFSLIGNVGAFMVVMICMLRYAHVIEHSHHCWVNTSALVSGCINALGLVMVGNFQVDHAKTLHYVGAGVAFPAGLLFVCLQCVLTYRIAETALDFCMAHVRVALSAGALISLILSGIFFIHESFVLQHAAAICEWIFTVLILVYYGTFTYEFGSVSGDTMMAALVYGRPHDTSGSGVIIGGMGKSIPMGCGARSMKSPGGSSTSTHLNCNPESVAIL from the exons ATGACTGCCTGGATCGTTCTGCCAGTCAGCCTGTCGGCGTTCTCCATCACGGGGATATGgatagt GTATGCCATGGCAGTGATGAACCACCATGTGTGTCCAGTCGAAAACTG GACATATAATGTGACCTGTAATGATGAACCAGCCAAGAGGGGCTTCCCCAAGACCTGCTGTACTCTACAGGACATCCCTCTTATCAG TAAATGCGGCTGCTACCCACCCGAAAGCTGTCTCTTCAGCCTCATAGGCAACGTCGGGGCCTTTATGG TGGTAATGATTTGCATGTTGCGTTACGCTCATGTGATCGAGCACAGCCATCATTGCTGGGTCAACACGAGCGCTCTGGTCTCCGGTTGCATTAACGCTCTCGGACTCGTCATGGTGGGCAACTTCCAG gtcGACCATGCGAAGACTCTGCATTACGTCGGAGCCGGTGTGGCGTTTCCAGCAGGTCTGCTGTTCGTGTGTCTGCAGTGCGTGCTCACGTACCGCATTGCCGAGACCGCGCTGGACTTCTGCATGGCCCACGTGCGTGTGGCTCTGTCAGCTGGAGCGCTGATCTCCCTCATCCTCA GCGGCATCTTCTTCATCCACGAGAGCTTCGTGTTGCAGCACGCGGCCGCCATCTGCGAATGGATCTTCACCGTCCTTATCCTGGTCTATTACGGAACCTTCACGTACGAGTTCGGCAGCGTCAGCGGCGACACCATGATGGCCGCCCTGGTCTACGGCCGACCGCACGACACCTCGGGATCAGGAGTCATCATTGGAGGCATGGGGAAAAGCATTCCCATGGGCTGTGGTGCTCGAAGTATGAAGTCACCAGGAGGAAGTAGCACCTCCACACACCTCAACTGCAACCCAGAGAGTGTGGCCA
- the slc25a46 gene encoding solute carrier family 25 member 46, with protein sequence MGSRRPDSFDGLGYRGREEPSYGGGYSGRSFNSSSSIDLQQWVTTPPDIPGSRNLHYGDSTPQFEGAPAAPGAADDVQAASPPSDQLNRFAGFGIGLASLFTENVLAHPCIVFRRQCQVNYHARCYHLSPFTALNVMYNVSKSQGPKALWKGMGSTFVVQGVTLGTEGIISECTPLPRDLPHRWNPKQIAGHFILKGLTHVVALPFYSASLIETVQSEIIRDNPGILDCVKEGMGRFLGWGVPHSKRLLPLWTLVFPTVLHGVLHYIISSSVQKLVLYVLRRRGNANPPLKHPKLGMETVQNMLDAYFPELFASFVANLCADVLLFPLETVLHRLHIQGTRTIIDNTDLGFEVLPINSQYEGMRDCINAIRREEGPLGFYKGFGTIVIQYSVHATVLQITRMIYSTLLHNA encoded by the exons ATGGGTTCCAGACGCCCGGACAGCTTTGACGGCTTAGGCTACAGGGGCAGAGAGGAGCCGTCGTACGGCGGAGGCTATTCGGGAAGGTCGTTCAACAGTTCCTCCAGCATTGATCTGCAGCAATGGGTTACCACGCCTCCGGACATCCCCGGCAGCAGAAACCTGCACTATGGTGACAGCACGCCGCAGTTTGAAGGGGCTCCTGCAGCCCCCGGGGCCGCAGATGACGTCCAGGCAGCTTCTCCACCATCCG ATCAGTTGAACAGATTTGCTGGGTTTGGGATTGGTCTCGCAAG TCTCTTTACAGAAAACGTTCTAGCGCACCCGTGTATCGTGTTTCGGAGGCAGTGCCAG GTGAATTACCACGCCAGATGCTACCACTTGTCCCCTTTTACAGCCCTAAACGTGATGTACAATGTCTCAAAATCTCAG ggtCCAAAAGCTTTATGGAAAGGAATGGGGAGCACGTTCGTGGTCCAGGGCGTGACCCTCGGGACAGAGGGCATCATCAGCGAGTGTACCCCGTTGCCAAG AGACCTGCCTCACAGATGGAATCCCAAGCAAATTGCAGGTCACTTTATTTTGAAAGG tttAACACACGTGGTCGCTTTGCCGTTTTACTCAGCAAGCCTCATTGAAACTGTCCAG AGTGAGATCATTCGGGACAACCCCGGCATCTTGGACTGTGTGAAAGAGGGCATGGGGCGTTTCTTAGGTTGGGGCGTGCCTCATAGTAAACGCCTCCTTCCCTTGTGGACGCTGGTTTTCCCGACGGTCCTCCACGGCGTCCTACATTACATCATAAGCTCCAGCGTGCAGAAGCTGGTGCTGTACGTTCTGCGTCGCCGTGGCAACGCTAACCCGCCACTCAAACACCCCAAACTGGGCATGGAGACGGTCCAGAACATGCTGGATGCCTATTTCCCAGAGCTGTTCGCCAGCTTCGTGGCCAACCTGTGCGCGGACGTGCTGCTGTTTCCTTTGGAGACGGTGCTGCACCGGCTGCACATCCAGGGAACTCGCACCATCATCGACAACACCGACCTGGGTTTCGAGGTGCTTCCCATTAACTCTCAGTACGAGGGGATGAGGGACTGCATCAACGCGATACGACGCGAAGAAGGTCCGCTGGGATTCTACAAGGGCTTCGGGACCATCGTGATTCAGTACTCGGTGCACGCAACGGTGCTGCAGATCACCAGGATGATTTACTCGACTCTGCTGCACAATGCCTGA